One window of the Spea bombifrons isolate aSpeBom1 chromosome 8, aSpeBom1.2.pri, whole genome shotgun sequence genome contains the following:
- the MAN1B1 gene encoding endoplasmic reticulum mannosyl-oligosaccharide 1,2-alpha-mannosidase: MYSPQRRDFMSVTLIQAEGGGGYNNSKNWRRRSCWRKWKQLSRFQRAVILSLCALLAVGGLVSFSNLGEHWRTLTKQLEERYEADMPGLNPAHQAALPAPKRAEDTDQKLPKPPLQKPRRPNKRGPPNLNPHPTPSQIAEDNEQRPDQVEVNQPVISWRGAVIEPVQASEAPPNKVQEQTKAAPQDIADQKDPVPVNERQEAVIEAFRHAWKGYKDFAWGHDELKPISKSFNEWFGLGLTLIDALDSMWIMGLKDEFEEAKDWVATKLTFDKNVDVNLFESTIRILGGLLSTYHLTKDSLFLDKATDIGTRLLPAFNTPSKVPFSDVNIGRGTAHPPRWTSDSTVAEVTSVQLEFRELSRVTGDDRYQKAVDQVTQHVRGLSGKRDGLVPMFINTNSGQFTHLGVFTLGARADSYYEYLLKQWIQSGKKENTFLEDYMQAIEGVKKNLLRKSEPSQLTFVGELSHGHFSPKMDHLVCFLPGTLALGAHNGITADHMEIAAALMDTCYQMYKQMETGLSPEISHFFLHAQKGSKDIDVKPADRHNLLRPETVESLFYLYRFTGDTKYQDWGWEILQNFNKYTRVPTGGFTSINNVQSPSHPEPRDKMESFFLGETLKYLFLLFSDDVDLLNLDKYVFNTEAHPLPIWTS, translated from the exons AAATGGAAGCAGCTGTCCAGGTTCCAGCGCGCCGTCATCCTTTCGCTCTGTGCCCTGCTTGCCGTCGGCGGGTTGGTGTCGTTCTCCAATCTGGGGGAGCACTGGAGAA CCCTGACAAAGCAGCTGGAGGAGCGTTATGAAGCGGACATGCCGGGGTTAAACCCTGCCCATCAAGCTGCGCTACCGGCACCCAAGAGAGCTGAGGACACGGACCAGAAATTACCGAAGCCGCCGCTTCAG AAACCAAGGAGACCGAATAAACGGGGTCCTCCCAACTTAAACCCGCATCCTACGCCCAGCCAAATAGCTGAAGACAACGAGCAGAGGCCGGATCAAGTAGAGGTGAACCAGCCTGTCATCAG CTGGCGAGGAGCTGTCATAGAACCCGTCCAAGCGTCCGAAGCGCCCCCGAATAAAGTGCAAGAACAGACTAAGGCAGCCCCTCAAGATATCGCAGACCAAAAGGATCCAG TGCCTGTCAATGAGCGCCAGGAGGCTGTGATAGAAGCGTTCCGGCACGCTTGGAAAGGGTACAAAGACTTCGCCTGGGGTCACGATGAGCTAAAGCCCATCTCCAAGTCCTTCAACGAGTGGTTTGGTCTGGGGCTCACGCTTATCGACGCCCTGGACAGCATGTGGATTATGGGCCTAAAAGATG AGTTTGAAGAAGCCAAAGACTGGGTGGCCACCAAGCTGACCTTCGATAAAAATGTTGATGTCAACCTGTTTGAGAGCACAATCCGGATCCTGGGGGGACTTCTAAGCACGTACCACCTGACCAAGGACTCGCTGTTCCTGGACAAAGCT ACAGACATCGGCACCCGCCTGCTTCCAGCGTTCAACACCCCGTCTAAGGTGCCTTTCTCTGATGTGAACATCGGCCGAGGTACAGCCCACCCGCCGCGTTGGACGTCCGACAGCACGGTGGCCGAAGTGACCAGCGTCCAGCTGGAGTTCAGGGAGCTGTCTCGCGTCACAGGGGATGACCGGTACCAG AAAGCGGTTGACCAGGTGACCCAGCACGTGCGCGGCCTCTCGGGGAAACGCGACGGACTGGTGCCCATGTTCATCAACACAAACAGTGGGCAGTTCACCCACCTCGGGGTGTTTACTCTTGGAGCCCGAGCCGATAGCTACTACGAGTATTTGCTCAAGCAGTGGATCCAGAGCGGGAAGAAAGAGAACAC GTTTTTGGAAGATTATATGCAGGCGATTGAAGGCGTTAAGAAAAACCTGCTGCGAAAGTCTGAGCCCAGTCAGCTGACGTTTGTCGGGGAGCTGTCTCACGGACACTTTAGTCCCAAGATG GATCACTTGGTTTGCTTTCTTCCGGGGACCTTAGCCCTGGGAGCCCACAACGGCATAACGGCCGATCACATGGAAATCGCCGCTGCCCTGATGGACACCTGTTACCAGATGTACAAGCAGATGGAGACCGGCCTGAGCCCCGAGATATCGCACTTCTTTCTACATGCGCAGAAAGGCTCTAAAGATATAGATGTCAAG CCTGCTGACCGGCACAATCTCCTACGGCCCGAGACGGTGGAGAGCCTCTTCTATCTGTACCGGTTCACCGGAGACACAAAGTATCAGGACTGGGGCTGGGAGATCCTTCAGAACTTCAACAAGTACACTCGG GTCCCTACCGGTGGCTTCACCTCCATTAACAACGTGCAGAGTCCAAGCCACCCAGAGCCGAGGGACAAAATGGAGAGCTTCTTCCTCGGGGAGACCCTCAAGTATTTATTCCTGCTCTTCTCAGACGACGTGGACCTCCTTAACTTGGACAAGTACGTCTTCAACACGGAGGCTCACCCGCTCCCTATCTGGACATCTTAA
- the LOC128502643 gene encoding kelch-like protein 9 has translation MQNGSDVSTFTSEEYPGKLLGRICQLRSRNELCDVTLEADGVRFPAHRIILASASTYCKLLFADSDLGDTVRLKDVTPRGLRNILEFIYSSKLSLSLSNVEDTIKAAEVLLVREAIKLCFQFLEDGLNQDNCVDVLNVVEKHGPEELRQKAMEYVGQRRQRAPEDFDGVDKTTLCEILDRKNIPGYSELDLFNCAVSWLQRDDSRLKEAGDVLKRIRFSLIPLEDLQKHVKETPIMKTHSGCFRYLQDALRYHSQIYSQPALGSESSSIRSSSEKLLVLGGRTADNQVCGNIWVESQDGGTWTDVGELRTPVYNHCVAVVNDFLFVIGGQSRFDPSGKHPSNEVFRFDPRNGSWLQVAGMLERRTRFHTEVVADRIIAVGGGTLLGNLTHTAEEYQPAKNKWEFTAPFPMPVADHAGATHKGILYISGGYSAGKTSSDVYSYLPRLRRWVVNRAMAFARCDHGMAAIGDTIFCIGGRTLNAANEWIHVNETEFYSPVTDQWGTLKTSSFDCCQFSVVAHRSKLYLTGGGSLRCMNKEDSVFIYDPEAETWRKAGCLPRPLVDHASCTIKLPHHMVKKLAEKEDDNPAGPNRKKSTLKLFITSKPGRD, from the exons ATGCAGAACGGCTCCGACGTCAGCACTTTTACCTCCGAGGAGTACCCGGGGAAATTACTCGGCAGGATCTGCCAGCTTCGGTCGCGGAATGAACTGTGCGATGTCACCTTGGAGGCGGACGGAGTCCGGTTTCCGGCCCACAGGATAATACTGGCGTCGGCGAGCACCTACTGCAAGCTGCTGTTTGCCGACTCCGACTTGGGCGACACCGTCAGACTTAAGGACGTGACCCCGAGGGGTCTGAGAAATATTCTGGAATTTATTTACTCCAGCAAactgtctctgtctctgtccAACGTTGAAGACACCATCAAGGCGGCGGAGGTCCTGCTGGTTCGGGAGGCAATAAAGCTGTGCTTTCAGTTCCTAGAAGATGGCTTGAACCAGGACAACTGTGTGGACGTCTTAAATGTCGTCGAGAAACACGGCCCCGAAGAGCTCAGGCAAAAAGCCATGGAGTATGTCGGCCAACGTCGTCAACGCGCTCCGGAAGACTTCGATGGAGTTGATAAGACGACGCTATGTGAGATCCTGGATAGGAAGAACATCCCGGGTTACTCCGAGTTGGATTTATTTAACTGTGCGGTGTCTTGGTTGCAACGCGATGATTCCAGGCTGAAGGAAGCCGGGGATGTCTTAAAGAGAATAAGGTTTTCGCTGATTCCGCTGGAAGATCTCCAGAAGCACGTGAAGGAGACGCCGATCATGAAAACCCACTCCGGCTGCTTCAGGTACCTTCAGGACGCCTTGAGGTATCACTCCCAAATCTACTCTCAGCCTGCGCTCGGCTCCGAGAGCTCCTCCATCAGGTCGAGCTCCGAGAAGCTCCTGGTCCTTGGAGGAAGGACGGCGGACAACCAGGTCTGTGGGAACATTTGGGTCGAAAGCCAAGATGGCGGCACGTGGACGGACGTCGGAGAACTACGTACACCGGTCTACAATCACTGCGTGGCGGTCGTCAATGACTTCTTATTTGTGATCGGAGGGCAAAGCAGATTTGACCCGTCAGGAAAGCATCCATCGAACGAG GTGTTTCGTTTTGATCCGAGGAACGGCAGCTGGCTGCAAGTCGCCGGCATGTTGGAAAGAAGGACGCGTTTCCACACCGAGGTGGTCGCCGACCGCATAATCGCTGTCGGAGGGGGGACGCTGTTGGGGAATCTCACTCACACGGCGGAGGAGTACCAGCCGGCGAAAAATAAATGGGAATTCACGGCGCCCTTCCCGATGCCGGTGGCAGACCACGCCGGCGCGACGCACAAGGGCATCTTGTATATCTCGG GAGGGTATTCGGCAGGGAAGACTTCGAGCGACGTGTACAGCTACCTGCCGCGGCTCAGGCGCTGGGTGGTGAATCGCGCCATGGCGTTCGCTCGCTGTGACCACGGCATGGCCGCCATCGGGGACACCATTTTCTGCATCGGTGGCCGCACGCTTAACGCG GCTAACGAATGGATCCACGTGAATGAGACGGAGTTCTACAGCCCCGTTACTGACCAGTGGGGCACTTTAAAGACCTCGTCCTTCGACTGCTGCCAGTTCAGCGTGGTCGCCCACCGCTCCAAGTTATATCTCACCGGCGGGGGGTCCTTACGCTGCATGAACAAAGAAGACAGCGTGTTTATCTACGACCCCGAAGCCGAGACGTGGAGGAAGGCTGGCTGTCTGCCCCGTCCACTGGTAGACCATGCCTCCTGCACCATCAAACTGCCCCACCACATGGTGAAAAAGCTGGCGGAGAAAGAAGACGACAACCCAGCCGGTCCCAACCGGAAGAAATCAACACTCAAGTTATTTATTACAAGCAAACCTGGAAGAGACTAA